The proteins below come from a single Campylobacter concisus genomic window:
- the fliK gene encoding flagellar hook-length control protein FliK — translation MQAYTAKNNVDLLAPAGNKKPSVSKKSQNNGEFLSMVLDAAASKANSGQKITEKDVKEIVKTITTQKETLQKAQSESAAKISTALEENLDENTKNELYENANFMQLLQVLEILNGNEKVSKFPNFSDKIANFLSVPENVEELSNVKSVSDLIDLAKKFDLGLENIEISNEDVPKLNEMFKNLGKKEFFTPIKTEEKPFYLKELKNEVEQTIIKNEPKEVVKLDTLLKEVVANPTNETKNLVKEEPKKLDSEVKLDDEIVDVEPEEQPKEPKVKVNLHEQKAQKAPTLESLLFPEREQMSEPEPSEETFNSDNKSELNQMVKDIANSAKHQLQTKAEIKETLSNFSSTLKEQVQNYKAPITRFNITLNPLNLGEVEITMVNRGNNLHVNFNSTTATMNLFLQNQAEFKNSLVNMGFTELEMNFSDQNQRQDKKEQAKNKYSSNQSDESENAQAEQSLLELVIPRYI, via the coding sequence ATGCAAGCTTATACAGCGAAAAACAACGTAGATTTGCTGGCTCCTGCTGGGAATAAAAAGCCCTCTGTTTCTAAAAAATCTCAAAACAACGGCGAATTTTTGTCGATGGTTTTAGATGCAGCTGCGAGCAAGGCAAATAGCGGCCAAAAAATCACTGAAAAAGATGTCAAAGAGATAGTAAAAACGATTACCACTCAAAAAGAGACACTGCAAAAAGCACAAAGCGAAAGTGCGGCAAAAATTTCAACTGCACTTGAAGAAAATTTAGATGAAAATACAAAAAATGAGCTCTATGAAAATGCAAATTTTATGCAGCTTTTACAAGTTTTAGAAATTTTAAACGGCAATGAAAAAGTAAGTAAATTTCCAAATTTCAGCGACAAAATAGCAAATTTCTTAAGTGTGCCTGAAAACGTTGAAGAGCTTAGCAATGTTAAAAGCGTTAGTGATCTTATCGACCTTGCTAAGAAATTTGACCTTGGCCTTGAAAATATAGAAATTTCAAATGAAGACGTGCCAAAACTAAACGAGATGTTTAAAAATTTAGGCAAGAAAGAATTTTTCACACCGATAAAGACCGAAGAGAAGCCTTTTTACCTAAAAGAGCTAAAAAATGAGGTCGAGCAAACCATCATAAAAAACGAGCCAAAAGAGGTCGTAAAGCTTGATACTTTGTTAAAAGAGGTAGTGGCAAATCCAACTAATGAAACTAAAAATTTAGTAAAAGAAGAGCCTAAAAAGCTAGATAGTGAAGTAAAGCTTGATGATGAGATAGTGGATGTTGAGCCAGAGGAGCAACCAAAAGAGCCAAAAGTAAAGGTAAATTTACACGAGCAAAAGGCGCAAAAAGCTCCAACTCTCGAGTCGCTACTCTTCCCAGAAAGAGAGCAGATGAGCGAGCCTGAGCCAAGCGAGGAGACATTTAACAGCGATAATAAATCAGAACTAAATCAAATGGTAAAAGATATCGCAAACAGCGCCAAACACCAGCTTCAAACAAAGGCTGAGATAAAAGAGACGCTTAGTAACTTCTCTTCTACACTAAAAGAGCAGGTTCAAAACTACAAAGCTCCAATCACTCGTTTTAACATAACGCTTAATCCTCTAAATTTAGGTGAGGTCGAGATCACAATGGTAAATCGAGGCAACAACTTACATGTAAATTTTAACTCAACCACGGCTACGATGAATCTCTTTTTGCAAAATCAAGCCGAGTTTAAAAATAGCCTTGTAAATATGGGATTTACCGAGCTTGAGATGAATTTCTCAGATCAAAATCAAAGACAAGATAAAAAAGAACAAGCAAAGAATAAATATAGCTCAAATCAAAGTGATGAGAGCGAAAACGCTCAAGCGGAACAAAGCTTGCTTGAACTAGTAATACCAAGATATATTTAG
- a CDS encoding tetratricopeptide repeat protein — protein sequence MKNLLFALLAALNLFASEPGLSPLLAADTLEKLKKCKNPDLNATKECVQAGMVAANLKQDYGAAEGLFSLACAKGDGEDCFYLGELYKNNLVKAADKSERETKISAYYKASCVLYDYLPGCLALANFMQEELGDEVQSLAINNTLCNKKYAPGCYNVGWMIERTGGDIGEMMEYYERSCKLGYVGGCVRAAWLYEGNFNENRYEQVKKDAKKAKQMRKKACELGDKQSC from the coding sequence ATGAAAAATTTATTATTTGCGCTACTTGCGGCGTTAAATTTATTCGCTAGCGAGCCGGGCCTTTCGCCCTTGTTAGCCGCAGATACGCTAGAAAAGCTCAAAAAATGCAAAAATCCCGACCTAAACGCTACCAAAGAGTGCGTGCAAGCAGGCATGGTAGCGGCAAACTTAAAGCAAGACTACGGCGCGGCGGAGGGGCTATTTAGCCTAGCCTGCGCCAAAGGAGACGGCGAGGACTGCTTTTATCTGGGCGAACTTTATAAAAATAATCTAGTAAAAGCCGCGGATAAGAGCGAGCGCGAGACTAAGATTAGCGCGTATTACAAGGCTAGCTGCGTCCTTTACGATTATTTGCCAGGTTGCTTGGCACTAGCAAATTTCATGCAAGAAGAGCTGGGCGACGAGGTACAGTCGCTTGCGATAAACAACACTCTATGCAACAAAAAATACGCTCCCGGATGCTACAACGTGGGCTGGATGATAGAGCGAACGGGAGGCGATATAGGCGAGATGATGGAGTATTACGAGCGCTCGTGTAAGCTAGGCTACGTAGGCGGCTGCGTAAGAGCGGCGTGGCTGTATGAGGGAAATTTCAACGAAAACAGATACGAGCAAGTAAAAAAAGACGCGAAAAAGGCAAAGCAAATGCGAAAAAAGGCGTGCGAGCTAGGCGATAAGCAAAGCTGCTAG
- a CDS encoding YolD-like family protein — protein MASKDRAKIFSSFNPLSTLERALRQKEREKCEKLELDESKVDEILKKISELRPADEVYVSYHDDYTYTSASGLISDVNFKNKTLMVVKTRIKFEDINDLKII, from the coding sequence GTGGCGAGTAAAGATAGAGCGAAAATTTTTAGCTCGTTTAATCCTCTCTCAACCTTAGAGCGAGCCTTACGACAAAAAGAGCGAGAAAAATGCGAAAAACTAGAGCTTGATGAGAGCAAAGTCGATGAAATTTTAAAAAAGATAAGCGAGCTAAGACCAGCTGATGAAGTATATGTGAGCTATCATGACGACTACACTTATACAAGTGCTAGCGGACTAATCTCTGACGTAAATTTCAAAAATAAAACTCTTATGGTTGTAAAAACTAGGATCAAATTTGAAGATATAAATGACCTAAAAATAATTTAG
- a CDS encoding flagellar basal body rod modification protein, with protein MASVSDITTQTTQQKNAEKKAKAKQDAAAGTGTNPNAQLDKDAFMKLLLTELQYQDPTSPMDTEKMLTQTSQLASLEMQQNTNSAMKELVNQLKSNANAYAISALGKMVSTGSNSVLLTDEQKTVNFALYFKSDLANGKLEIKNANGEVVRSIDIKDLKSGVRRISWDGKDDSGKQLPNGAYTVSVNYTGKDGNSYKTQVGSYPVEAVKFVDGKAMIKIAGEYVPMDKISEFYEG; from the coding sequence ATGGCTTCAGTTTCAGATATAACTACACAAACAACACAGCAAAAAAATGCCGAGAAAAAGGCAAAAGCAAAGCAAGATGCGGCAGCTGGCACAGGAACTAACCCAAATGCACAGCTAGATAAAGATGCATTTATGAAGCTACTTTTAACAGAGCTTCAGTATCAAGACCCAACAAGTCCTATGGATACTGAAAAGATGCTTACGCAAACTAGCCAGCTAGCATCACTAGAGATGCAACAAAATACAAACTCAGCTATGAAAGAGCTTGTAAATCAGTTAAAATCAAATGCAAATGCCTACGCTATCTCAGCTCTTGGAAAAATGGTCTCAACTGGTTCAAACTCAGTTTTACTAACAGATGAGCAAAAAACTGTAAATTTTGCACTTTATTTTAAATCAGATCTTGCAAATGGTAAGCTTGAAATTAAAAATGCAAATGGAGAGGTCGTTCGTTCAATCGATATAAAAGATCTAAAGTCAGGAGTCCGCAGAATATCTTGGGATGGTAAAGATGATTCTGGAAAACAGTTACCAAACGGCGCATATACAGTCTCTGTTAATTACACTGGAAAAGATGGTAATTCATACAAGACTCAAGTAGGTAGCTATCCAGTCGAGGCAGTAAAATTTGTAGATGGCAAAGCTATGATAAAAATCGCAGGCGAATATGTCCCAATGGATAAAATATCTGAATTTTACGAAGGATAA
- a CDS encoding autotransporter domain-containing protein yields MLGAFAMPTFDNSNENAKIDGRVRNYGLGVFSRLNLLRDFYIDLMAKAGRSQTKKIDAKDVDYKISMPYYNASFGIGKKIKFDSGLNYALSYVGSDEADIGQSTLKFSSVTSSRAKIYSKIAYDAGKFNPYGKISAEYKFNTKSKIAVIQEDEEISLTQKGTSS; encoded by the coding sequence ATGCTTGGAGCTTTTGCTATGCCAACATTTGATAACAGCAATGAAAATGCTAAAATAGATGGCAGAGTTAGAAATTATGGACTTGGTGTTTTTTCAAGACTAAATTTGCTGCGTGATTTTTATATCGATCTCATGGCAAAAGCTGGTAGGAGCCAGACTAAGAAGATTGATGCGAAAGATGTGGATTATAAAATCTCGATGCCATACTACAATGCTAGCTTTGGCATCGGCAAAAAGATAAAATTTGATAGCGGGCTAAACTACGCACTCTCTTATGTCGGTAGCGATGAGGCAGATATCGGACAAAGCACATTAAAATTTAGCAGCGTTACATCAAGTAGAGCCAAAATTTACTCAAAAATAGCCTATGATGCTGGTAAATTTAATCCTTATGGAAAAATTAGCGCTGAGTATAAATTTAATACAAAATCAAAAATAGCAGTGATCCAAGAAGACGAGGAGATAAGCCTAACTCAAAAAGGCACAAGCTCATAG
- the proC gene encoding pyrroline-5-carboxylate reductase, protein MKSVKIGFIGGGNMGGAMIEALWRAQCGEANSGRNLAEDERKFDGGSEAHGAENLAQMDKNASPRECEKKTKFEIIVCARSKNEALRQRFSVKIAASETDLAREADAVVLATKPASYEAILRLIAPELAGKILLLLAPGFDIKRARQIAGEGVYIARAMPNIAACIGASATALCFDAGFSEAKKETVREIIAKIGKIYEIDEAGFAAFTGIAGSLPAYACAFIEAAADAGVRGGLPRQLCYDAVATAVEGAARMIQSGKHPAALKDEVCSPGGTTIEGLAALENGGFRGALMDAVAACIAKTRS, encoded by the coding sequence ATGAAAAGCGTAAAAATCGGCTTTATCGGCGGCGGAAATATGGGCGGCGCGATGATAGAGGCGCTTTGGCGAGCGCAGTGCGGTGAGGCTAACTCGGGGCGAAACTTGGCCGAGGACGAGCGAAAATTTGACGGCGGTAGCGAGGCGCACGGGGCGGAAAATTTAGCGCAAATGGATAAAAATGCGAGCCCGCGCGAATGCGAAAAAAAGACGAAATTTGAAATCATAGTCTGCGCCAGAAGCAAAAACGAGGCTTTACGGCAGAGATTTAGCGTAAAAATAGCCGCGAGCGAAACGGATCTAGCGCGCGAAGCGGACGCGGTCGTACTGGCTACTAAGCCCGCTAGTTACGAGGCTATCTTGCGCCTGATCGCACCCGAGCTTGCGGGCAAAATTTTGCTCCTTTTGGCGCCGGGTTTTGACATAAAGCGCGCTAGGCAAATCGCCGGCGAGGGCGTTTATATCGCTCGCGCGATGCCAAATATCGCAGCTTGCATCGGCGCGTCGGCCACGGCTCTTTGCTTTGACGCGGGATTTAGCGAGGCTAAGAAAGAGACCGTGCGCGAGATAATCGCTAAAATCGGTAAAATTTACGAGATAGACGAGGCCGGTTTTGCCGCATTTACGGGCATCGCGGGAAGCCTGCCTGCGTATGCGTGCGCCTTTATCGAGGCTGCGGCCGATGCGGGCGTGCGAGGCGGACTGCCTAGGCAGCTTTGCTACGACGCAGTTGCGACAGCCGTAGAGGGGGCGGCGCGCATGATCCAAAGCGGCAAGCACCCGGCCGCGCTAAAAGACGAGGTCTGCTCACCGGGCGGAACCACGATCGAGGGACTCGCCGCGCTTGAAAACGGTGGATTTCGCGGAGCTTTGATGGATGCCGTCGCCGCTTGCATCGCCAAGACGCGGAGTTAG
- a CDS encoding Y-family DNA polymerase has translation MKNEAQKFYAVIDLKSFYASVECVERGLDPFKADLVVADDSRGNGSVCLAVSPALRAKGVKNRCRLFEIPKVIKFIIAPPRMQFYIDYAAKIYEIYLKYVSKDDIYVYSIDEAFIDLTSYVKFYNTDAKSIAKKIMDEILKTTGVTATCGMGTNLYLAKIALDILAKHSDDGIAFLDEQLYKERLWTHQPLDDFWRIGKQTRLKLEKHGIFCMKDIANAPRSLLEKFFGVDAYITIDHANGIEPTTIADIKAYKPSTKSYFSSEILPRDYERCEAVVVLKEMADRLALRMINKEVMASGITINIKFADKLEPLQRASVRFKTPTNVSSVLMSLAEELLLNKIKNVGLIRQISISANDVVKESLVHSSLFEDDTKEKAVLKSLNLIKEKFGKNSVLRAIDLLPEATGQDRNKKIGGHKSGE, from the coding sequence ATGAAAAACGAAGCACAAAAATTTTATGCCGTCATTGATCTAAAGTCATTTTACGCCTCAGTTGAGTGCGTAGAGCGAGGACTTGATCCGTTTAAAGCCGATCTAGTCGTGGCTGACGATAGTCGTGGCAATGGAAGTGTTTGCCTAGCCGTTAGCCCGGCTCTTAGAGCCAAAGGTGTGAAAAATAGATGCAGACTTTTTGAGATACCAAAGGTTATAAAATTTATCATCGCACCGCCTAGAATGCAGTTTTACATCGACTATGCGGCTAAAATTTATGAGATATACTTAAAATATGTCTCAAAAGATGATATCTATGTCTATTCCATCGATGAGGCCTTTATCGATCTTACTTCTTATGTTAAATTTTATAATACCGATGCAAAATCCATAGCCAAAAAGATAATGGATGAAATTTTAAAAACTACTGGCGTGACGGCCACCTGTGGCATGGGCACAAATTTATACCTTGCAAAAATCGCCCTTGATATCCTGGCTAAGCACAGTGATGATGGGATTGCATTTTTAGACGAGCAGCTTTATAAAGAGCGTCTTTGGACGCATCAACCCTTGGATGACTTTTGGCGTATCGGTAAGCAAACTAGGCTAAAGCTGGAAAAACATGGAATTTTTTGTATGAAAGATATAGCAAATGCTCCGCGAAGCTTGCTTGAGAAATTTTTTGGAGTTGATGCCTATATAACGATAGATCACGCAAATGGCATAGAGCCAACGACAATAGCTGACATAAAAGCATATAAACCAAGCACAAAATCCTACTTTAGCTCTGAAATTTTACCAAGAGACTACGAGCGTTGCGAGGCGGTAGTCGTACTAAAAGAGATGGCTGATAGGCTAGCGCTTAGGATGATAAACAAAGAAGTAATGGCAAGCGGAATAACGATAAATATAAAATTTGCCGATAAGCTTGAGCCACTACAGCGTGCAAGCGTTCGGTTTAAGACACCAACAAATGTCTCAAGTGTGCTGATGAGTTTGGCCGAAGAGCTACTTTTAAACAAGATAAAAAATGTTGGACTGATTAGGCAAATTAGCATCAGTGCAAACGACGTAGTAAAAGAGAGTCTAGTTCACTCTAGTCTTTTTGAGGATGATACTAAAGAAAAGGCGGTTTTAAAATCCCTAAATCTCATAAAAGAAAAATTTGGTAAAAACTCGGTTTTAAGAGCGATCGATCTACTGCCAGAAGCCACTGGGCAAGACCGAAATAAAAAGATCGGAGGGCACAAAAGTGGCGAGTAA
- the typA gene encoding translational GTPase TypA, with translation MEKIRNIAVIAHVDHGKTTMVDELLKQSGTFNEHQNLGERVMDSNDIERERGITILSKNTAIRYKDTKINIIDTPGHADFGGEVERVLKMVDGVLLLVDAQEGVMPQTKFVVKKALSLGLRPIVVVNKIDKPAGDPDRVINEIFDLFVALDANDEQLEFPVVYAAAKNGYAKLKLSDENVNMQPLFETILAHVPAPSGSDENPLQLQVFTLDYDNYVGKIGIARIFNGKISKNQNVMLAKADGTKTTGRISKLIGFMGLERTDINEAGTGDIVAIAGFDALDVGDSVVDPNNPHPLDPLHIEEPTLSVVFSVNDGPLAGTEGKHVTSNKIDERLANEMKTNIAMKYENIGEGKFKVSGRGELQITILAENMRREGYEFLLGRPEVIVKEINGVKCEPYELLVIDAPDDTTGTVIEKLGKRKAEMVSMNPTGDGQTRIEFEIPARGLIGFRSQFLTDTKGEGVMNHSFLEFRPLSGTVEHRTNGALVSMENGVTLAYSLFNLQDRGVLFLDPQAKVYVGMIIGEHSRPNDLDVNPIKGKNLTNVRASGSDDAIKLVPPRKLSLERALEWIEDDELVEVTPINIRVRKRYLDPTERKRKAKL, from the coding sequence TTGGAAAAGATACGAAATATAGCCGTTATCGCACACGTCGACCACGGTAAAACAACAATGGTTGATGAGCTTTTGAAACAGTCAGGAACATTTAATGAGCATCAAAACCTTGGCGAGCGTGTAATGGATAGCAACGACATCGAAAGAGAGCGTGGTATCACGATCCTTTCTAAAAATACTGCTATTCGCTATAAAGATACAAAGATCAACATCATCGATACTCCGGGTCACGCTGACTTTGGTGGTGAGGTTGAGCGCGTTCTTAAGATGGTTGATGGCGTTTTGTTGCTTGTCGATGCGCAAGAAGGCGTTATGCCACAAACTAAATTCGTCGTCAAAAAGGCACTCTCACTAGGACTTCGTCCAATCGTTGTTGTAAATAAGATAGATAAGCCAGCAGGTGATCCAGACCGCGTTATAAATGAAATTTTTGATCTTTTTGTCGCACTTGATGCAAATGATGAGCAGCTAGAATTTCCAGTCGTTTATGCCGCTGCTAAAAATGGCTATGCAAAGCTAAAACTAAGTGATGAAAATGTAAATATGCAGCCACTTTTTGAGACTATCCTAGCTCACGTACCAGCTCCAAGCGGCAGCGACGAGAACCCACTTCAGCTTCAAGTTTTCACGCTTGATTATGATAACTACGTCGGTAAGATCGGTATTGCGAGAATTTTTAATGGCAAGATATCTAAAAACCAAAATGTTATGCTTGCAAAGGCTGATGGCACAAAGACAACTGGTAGAATTTCAAAGTTAATTGGTTTTATGGGTCTTGAAAGAACCGATATTAACGAAGCTGGTACTGGCGACATCGTAGCGATCGCTGGCTTTGATGCGCTTGACGTTGGCGATAGTGTCGTTGATCCAAATAATCCTCATCCGCTTGATCCTCTCCACATCGAAGAGCCAACCCTTAGCGTTGTATTTTCTGTAAATGACGGCCCACTAGCAGGCACTGAGGGCAAACACGTCACATCAAACAAGATCGATGAGCGCCTTGCAAACGAGATGAAGACAAATATCGCGATGAAGTATGAAAACATCGGCGAGGGCAAATTTAAAGTAAGCGGCCGTGGCGAGCTTCAGATCACTATCTTGGCTGAAAATATGCGCCGCGAGGGCTATGAGTTTTTACTTGGCAGACCTGAGGTCATCGTAAAAGAGATAAACGGAGTAAAATGCGAGCCATACGAGCTTTTAGTGATCGACGCACCTGATGATACGACAGGCACAGTCATCGAAAAACTAGGCAAAAGAAAAGCTGAAATGGTCTCTATGAACCCAACAGGCGACGGACAAACAAGGATCGAGTTTGAGATCCCAGCGCGCGGCCTTATCGGCTTTAGAAGCCAGTTTTTGACTGATACAAAAGGCGAGGGCGTTATGAACCACAGCTTTTTGGAGTTTAGACCACTTAGTGGCACCGTCGAGCACAGAACAAATGGCGCGCTAGTTTCGATGGAAAACGGCGTAACGCTTGCTTATTCGCTATTTAACTTGCAAGATCGTGGTGTGCTTTTCCTTGATCCGCAAGCAAAAGTCTATGTGGGTATGATCATCGGCGAACACAGCCGTCCAAACGACCTTGACGTAAATCCTATCAAGGGCAAAAACCTAACAAACGTGCGTGCAAGCGGTAGCGACGATGCGATCAAACTAGTGCCGCCTAGAAAGCTAAGCCTTGAGCGTGCACTAGAGTGGATAGAGGATGATGAGCTAGTTGAGGTTACACCTATAAATATCCGTGTTCGCAAGCGCTATTTAGACCCAACAGAGCGCAAAAGAAAAGCAAAACTCTAA
- a CDS encoding molybdopterin-dependent oxidoreductase, translated as MKRRDFIKFSALAATAAQANRIEGVTKTIFDQKKTFGANRFGLFWANTNSNQIVSVDPFDGDKFPNTMNNSLPDLIQNESRVLYPYVRKSYLKAKGAAKSELRGKEEFVRVSWDTALDLAAKALKENFDKYGPESIYGECYWWGGSGKISWGRTVGHRMLKVLGGYVEESGDYSTGAGLVIMPHVLGNSAVYDAPTKWEAMVKNAKNIVFWGTDPLVTGQISWQPPTHDGYLGIKKIKDAGIKTYSVCVFKNDTTRYLGSETIIVRPNTDVAMMLGMCHYLYENKFYDEEFIKKYTVGFNKFKDYLLGTTDKVVKDINWASKICGVKAEDIAKFATVLAKEPSTIIAGRSLQRQDHGEMGFWGIVTLSAMLGHIGKEGLGFEFNLYYGNGSTDKIAPALKGISTRISEKYENVDGAPWKKFKNVTIPSSRSIEALQNPGKEIDYDGSKIKLPHMRVAYMASGSMFTRHQDVNNAVKAWRKFDTVITAEPYWTSTAKLSDIVLPVALEVERNDINQSVPSSEYIVAYKPVVEPMGESRSDYWICSQICKRWGREEVFTEGKDELGWAKEFYADAVEQAKALDLKMPNFDEFWKEGYVKFDKDNEETKYYTRLSAFRENPHKNRLGTPSGKIEIYSPTIAKFGYKDFAPHFAWIEPFEWLGSEKAKKYPFSITTPHSRYRLHSQLNNSIIRNYAEVSAREPMLINTNDAKKKGIATGDVVRVFNDRGEILVGALVTDIIPERVIAICEGAWYDPEVPGERSLCKHGCINVLTRDKGTSSIAQSNCGHTILADLEKYKGEIKPITAFSKPKILQSL; from the coding sequence ATGAAAAGACGAGATTTTATAAAATTTTCTGCACTTGCAGCCACTGCGGCACAAGCGAATAGGATTGAAGGTGTAACAAAAACCATTTTTGACCAAAAGAAAACTTTTGGAGCAAATAGATTTGGTCTATTTTGGGCAAATACCAACTCAAATCAAATCGTCTCTGTTGATCCATTTGATGGTGATAAATTCCCAAATACAATGAATAATAGCTTGCCAGATCTCATCCAAAATGAAAGTCGTGTGCTCTATCCATACGTAAGAAAAAGCTACTTAAAGGCAAAAGGTGCAGCAAAAAGCGAGCTTCGTGGCAAGGAAGAATTTGTACGTGTTAGCTGGGACACAGCACTTGACCTTGCTGCAAAAGCCTTAAAAGAAAATTTTGATAAATATGGCCCTGAAAGCATTTATGGCGAATGCTACTGGTGGGGCGGCAGCGGCAAGATCAGCTGGGGCAGGACTGTTGGTCACAGGATGCTTAAGGTTTTAGGCGGATATGTTGAAGAGAGCGGTGACTATTCAACTGGAGCTGGTCTTGTCATCATGCCTCACGTCCTTGGAAATAGTGCGGTTTATGACGCTCCTACAAAATGGGAAGCTATGGTTAAAAATGCTAAGAACATTGTATTTTGGGGCACTGATCCACTTGTAACTGGTCAAATTTCATGGCAGCCACCAACACATGATGGTTATCTTGGCATAAAAAAGATAAAAGATGCCGGCATTAAAACTTATAGCGTTTGCGTCTTTAAAAACGACACCACAAGATACCTTGGCTCTGAAACTATCATTGTTCGTCCAAATACCGACGTAGCAATGATGCTTGGCATGTGCCACTATCTATATGAAAACAAGTTTTATGATGAGGAATTTATAAAAAAATACACAGTTGGTTTTAATAAATTTAAAGACTATCTGCTTGGCACCACCGACAAAGTGGTAAAAGATATAAACTGGGCTAGTAAAATTTGTGGTGTAAAAGCCGAAGATATCGCTAAATTTGCAACAGTGCTTGCAAAAGAGCCAAGCACTATCATCGCTGGCAGATCTCTTCAAAGACAAGATCACGGCGAGATGGGCTTTTGGGGTATCGTAACACTTAGTGCGATGCTTGGCCACATCGGTAAAGAGGGTCTTGGATTTGAGTTTAACCTCTACTACGGAAACGGCAGCACTGATAAGATAGCACCTGCTCTAAAAGGTATCAGCACTAGGATAAGCGAGAAATACGAAAACGTAGATGGTGCTCCGTGGAAGAAATTTAAAAACGTAACCATCCCATCTTCAAGATCAATCGAAGCCTTGCAAAATCCTGGCAAAGAGATAGACTATGATGGCTCTAAGATCAAACTTCCACATATGAGAGTGGCTTATATGGCTTCTGGTTCGATGTTTACAAGACACCAGGATGTAAACAATGCAGTTAAAGCGTGGCGTAAATTTGATACTGTTATCACAGCTGAGCCATACTGGACAAGTACAGCTAAACTAAGTGACATCGTCTTACCAGTGGCACTAGAAGTCGAGAGAAATGACATCAACCAAAGTGTCCCATCAAGCGAATACATCGTGGCTTATAAGCCAGTAGTTGAGCCAATGGGTGAAAGCAGAAGCGACTACTGGATCTGCTCACAAATTTGCAAACGCTGGGGCAGAGAAGAGGTCTTTACTGAGGGTAAAGATGAGCTTGGCTGGGCAAAAGAATTTTACGCAGATGCAGTGGAACAAGCCAAAGCACTAGATCTTAAAATGCCAAACTTTGATGAGTTTTGGAAAGAGGGATATGTCAAATTTGACAAAGACAATGAAGAGACAAAATACTACACAAGACTTAGTGCATTTAGAGAAAATCCACACAAAAATCGTCTTGGCACACCATCAGGCAAGATAGAGATATACTCTCCAACTATTGCTAAATTTGGCTACAAAGACTTTGCCCCACACTTCGCTTGGATCGAGCCGTTTGAGTGGCTTGGTAGTGAAAAAGCTAAAAAATATCCATTTAGCATCACAACCCCACACTCAAGATATCGCCTCCACTCTCAGCTAAATAACTCAATAATCAGAAACTATGCTGAAGTGAGCGCAAGAGAACCGATGCTAATAAACACAAACGACGCTAAGAAAAAAGGCATCGCAACTGGCGATGTAGTGAGAGTCTTTAATGACAGGGGCGAAATTTTAGTAGGAGCGCTTGTCACTGACATCATCCCAGAGCGTGTCATCGCTATTTGCGAAGGTGCATGGTATGATCCTGAAGTGCCTGGCGAAAGAAGCCTTTGTAAGCACGGCTGCATCAATGTCTTAACACGCGACAAAGGCACATCTAGTATCGCTCAAAGCAACTGCGGGCATACGATACTAGCTGATCTTGAAAAATATAAAGGCGAGATCAAACCAATAACTGCCTTTTCTAAACCAAAAATTTTACAATCTTTGTAG